In the Helianthus annuus cultivar XRQ/B chromosome 11, HanXRQr2.0-SUNRISE, whole genome shotgun sequence genome, one interval contains:
- the LOC110944712 gene encoding protein FAR1-RELATED SEQUENCE 5-like, which yields MGVLYNVDKFVQAHNHSFVCPKDMHLLPAYRHLSETQEEMIWELGTLNLGPVKAFNIMRQRYGGFENVGTTKDDCKNFRARIHSYIGEYDADMVINRMTDKKQFMVDYSFVHSVDEIKRLTGLFWADGLCKRNYAEFGDVISFNATFKTIKYNMVFVPFTGIDNHCRNVMLGAGMLASESIESYKWLLQSFLDSFGKQPKVVVTDQDPTMKQAIEAMFDKSRHRLCMWHIMKKVTDKVGHELCNNEDFKRRMCDIVWTDSIAPETFEREWKLIMIEFGLTENKWVDDMFGMRSSWITPFYRHEPMSGLMRTTSRSESENPFFCQVANSQLTLVEFF from the exons ATGGGGGTGTTGTATAATGTTGATAAGTTTGTTCAAGCGCATAATCATTCTTTTGTGTGCCCCAAAGATATGCATTTATTACCGGCTTATAGGCATCTTTCCGAAACACAAGAAGAGATGATATGGGAGCTTGGTACTTTAAATCTTGGGCCGGTGAAAGCCTTCAATATAATGAGACAAAGATACGGAGGTTTTGAAAATGTTGGCACAACTAAAGACGACTGCAAGAATTTTAGAGCAAGGATACATAGCTATATAGgagagtatgatgcagatatggttATCAATAGGATGACCGATAAAAAGCAGTTTATGGTTGATTATTCATTTGTACATTCAGTTGATGAAATCAAGAGATTAACTGGCCTGTTCTGGGCCGATGGTTTGTGCAAACGTAACTATGCTGAGTTTGGAGATGTCATATCATTTAATGCTACGTTCAAAACCATCAA GTATAATATGGTTTTTGTACCCTTTACTGGTATTGATAACCACTGTCGGAATGTGATGCTTGGAGCCGGGATGTTAGCATCCGAAAGCATTGAATCATACAAATGGCTCTTACAATCATTTTTGGACTCATTTGGTAAGCAGCCGAAGGTGGTCGTCACTGATCAGGACCCGACGATGAAACAAGCTATCGAGGCTATGTTCGATAAGAGTAGGCACAGATTAtgtatgtggcacataatgaagaAAGTTACCGATAAG GTGGGACATGAGTTGTGTAACAATGAAGATTTCAAGAGACGTATGTGTGACATTGTGTGGACTGATTCGATTGCGCCAGAAACGTTTGAGAGAGAATGGAAATTGATAATGATTGAATTCGGTCTAACCGAGAATAAATGGGTTGACGATATGTTTGGCATGAGATCTTCGTGGATTACACCTTTCTATCGTCATGAGCCTATGTCTGGGCTCATGCGTACCACCTCCAGATCAGAGAGCGAAAACCCTTTTTTCTGTCAGGTGGCGAATTCTCAACTTACCCTTGTTGAGTTTTTTTAA